The nucleotide sequence ttttttattattgttataaaatGTAACTTGATACTATTGAAATCAGGGCTATTATTCACGCGTACGCTgactaatttttctttttaaaacacaattttaattttaccaaGCTTTTGTGTATTAAATTCCACTCGGTATTTAAAATGAACTGTGCAAGTAGTTAAATAATACTAACTTGatgcataaaaaaattttggagaACATAAGAAAAAGCATTGTTTAGATTAAGTATACACACAAACAGCTacgatattattatttctaaaGTTAACAAATAATACAAAGGCTGATCCTTTTTAGCACACATTTTCCAATATTTCTTACAATtgctttttaataatatgtaaatttataaataaagttcTTCATCCACAAACAATCTAAAAACGTGATATCGTATTATTGCTTATTGTTGTCAAAGAGATCATAATAAACTCAACGttatttcaaacaaaaaatatatgatgaaattgcgaaagaaaaaaaaaagattttttactATTGGTCGTATTATCAAGTCAAGGAAGATTATGGATAAGTGTGAAATAACAACGAGctcataaaaaatgtacattacGTTTATTAATAATTGTGTCTCGGTCCATGCGACGTTCCCCGTAAATATCAAGTGGATTACAAATTGTGTCCTATGCGTACGTATGCGTACGTATACggctctttttattttatttttcttcttttttaagtATATTGTAACGCAGTCGGTGTTTCGGTGTGTAAATGTGTGAAAGGGTATAACGATTGCCGAGCAATCGATTtgttaataagaaaaaagCGCTACTAACAACTGTTAGGACAGTCTTCTTTACTCAATTACTCCTCGTGTTCAATTTCCTTCCAATAAAAAAGGGTATACTCTCGAGAAGTCTTAAGTGTTAGAcaaaattgtatattttcgCAAAGTGAAAGTTTGCAAGACAGCAGCATTTTTCTCTCGTATagttctttttataatttagtTTGTGTGTTGATCATTCCGCCGCGAGGACTGCCTGTGTaggaaaatataaaatattgtcaaCCGCCTCTAAAAATACAAATCGCTGACAATATATTGTACATTCCGACTATTGTTCATCGACGTCTTATCTGAAAATTAtcttttcataaattttcacattctttttttctttattcaacAAATAACGTTGACAAGgagaataataatacaatatgcgcgctttgaataaaataacatATTAGTCTGACGGCATTTTAAACGCTATGCGATAATGTGACAATTAATTAATAGTACATAATTCATTCGCAATATTATAATTAGCGTACGCTCGAAATACAATCTATGATCGTACCTTATactttaaaacaataaatctcTACGACTCGAATAAtcttaataatatatacacgGCACTtggctctttctttttttctttctctcgtttgccctttttctctctttctttttatcCTCGCATCTACCTTCCGTCATCAAGTCGTAAAAACATTGCGAAATAACTAATAAAACGTCCCTTGGACTGTGACACGCGCCAGACCTGGACCTAAATTTATAACGTAATCGGTATGACAAGTATTCCACATTATCACTACTACTAGTATCAAcatttatacattatacaaccaAATACCACGACGCACCCGGTAACGGCAAATTGCCGGGCGCGCTTCGATGATTCATTCCTGAGTCACCCTACGTTAAATCGATTACACATTGCAGCAGAATCtttgattttgttttctttagaAATGCATTTTCGTGAATCGTAAATTCAATGAAAAGTGCACTTTGCTGATGGAATGattgattataaatatttttccaagtaaatatttaattttgttaaagtAAAATTCTGATTCACGAAGAGATTTCATAGTGGTTACTGACATACAGTCAACAATAATACTATAAAAACATCAATAGCGGCACAATCAGTTTTATTGAATTGTTTCGCTAGGTAGcggataatctaaattttttaaagattcaaGTGTTAGATAGCATTGGTTTTACTATCTTGTCGATGGTTGTagataaacaaacaaaatctAAGAAAACACTGCAAgctatattaaatttaacataAAATACTCTCCATACGTACTCGGCCCTGGCGGAGGTAGGATTGTGCAAAAAATTCGATCTTCGAATTCGCCGAGCGCCCTACAAATGCATTCTGTTATAGAAATATACTGACTCCGATGTATAAAACGCCGATCGTTACAAAATTTACCGGTGTCCGAGTAAATTCgctttttcttctactttGGAGTAAAATCTCTATTGATACGAGCTATTATTGAGATCAAGGCGATCTTTAAATTGGGAGCAACTGacgttcaatttttttacttccTCTTTTTTGAGTAACTAACACACTCCAAATCTCGTAAAACCGCACGATTTCTTAACTGCTTCATCGAGACTCGTTTTAATGACTTGAtgtgtacaaaattttacTGCGTGCTTTTATATAAATAGTATGTATTGAATAATGTTATCGTGAATTAAGCACTTTTGAAAGATAGATTCACTTTCgttatatcatttttttttcttaaaaatttgtttattttttctcatattCTTGAAAATCGCTCTTTTGTAACCATAAGCCAGTTGTTAAAATAGCTCTCGAAACTTCCGTACAAGTCGAGAAGCAAGAGTTCTTTCGCACAATCTGAAGATAATTTTAACTGGTTTTGCTTTTTCGGGACGTCTTCAACAGTAATTGCACAAACCTACAGGGAAAAATTGCCGGCGctctaaaaataaagaataaagagATAGCTGCACAGAAGCGCAGAAGAGGCGATGCATGATGACGCCGAGTATAAAGAGAAATTACGCGATGGCACGATTCCGCATTACAGAATGAAAAAGAAGGTCCTAGTTCATCTTAgttgtaattttattatgtacaaaGTGTCTAGTCGCGGTTAATTAGTTTtcctttatattttttgagaaCTGATCTAGGGAATTAAATATGTAAATACAAGGATTGCACTACaaagaaatgaaaagagaataaaatgtCGCGAGAATTCACTCGTCACTGTGAAGCCAGTTTCGCTTGTTCccctttttatttcctttacagaataaaataagcttattaaattataaaagtatCAACAAATGTACATCCCATTGAAAAACAGTCATGTGTGTTTGTATTAAGAGAGAAATGATCTCATCGACACCATTGCGCGATCACTTgagcaaaattttaaataaattgtgtATGTTAGTATCATATTGGTTAATAATCAGTACATAAAACGATAGTTCACAAAAACATTATGATGACAAGATATAAAATTGTCACTGTTTTTCCTCGTAATTGAGGTTGATTAATAATGTGCGAGTCGATGTACGTGATGTGTGATTCTACAGTCTAAGTTTCTCGAAATGAAAAGCTTATACTTCGAGCACCGTTGAAGTCAATGAATAAAATGTTGTCATTTCACTCTGTTCAAATAACACAATCACTATTTAATTTTCTCGCGCGAACTTGAATCATAAGTCAATCCTTTAGTTTAATCAAACGACTTGCAGTATAAGCTCTTAGTTCTCTATCACTAACTGTCATAATTTCTGcactattataaaaaatgcaaaaactctatataaacatttttaaaagtgaaaaatttcTTATCACCATTCAAGATTACTGTATATCTGAAACTTCATTGTCATCATCTCAACACAATATCTGTAAAACGTATGTAACTTTAAAAAAGCTGCAGCGTGCTCGTGTCAAAAACAAACAAGTGTAAATTCCTGTATGCGTTAACAGAGTCACGGAAAATAAGAAAGACAAGCATATACGTGGTTGTTCATTACGTATGATCATTACGTAaatcatcaaaaataaataagacaaGTGACAACGACTTACTGTCGGAGTATACGAACTGAACTGGtacaaaaaaagtaaacatacaataaaaatgaaagCTTGTGCGAGACTTCTTAACCCATGTTTTCCTTCTACTTGCGGAGAGAACGCGAAAAAGCTCGTTATCGTTTACATATTGTACGCCACGTAGATAGGGTCGAGTTGGTCTGCGAGGAAACCATCGCGAAGATGCATGCGCTGCTTCTCGCCACGCGAGTTAATGGGCACGACACCGGGGTCAACCACCACGACAACGCCGACAACGAGATGGTGTTCTTCGAGTACGGCACTGGTCACAAGAGCGACAAGGTCAAGCGCCTCACTTTCGCTACCGTCAAGTTCCACAACCACGACCAACAGATTTGTCCACGTAAATACAGCGctgtgaagaagaaaaagtagtAATTATTAAACTGATATTTCAACACAAAATAAGCACCAATGAATAAGTTTAACATACCATTCCGCGATCTTCTTATGACACCTCATAACACTGTTCTCGATATCAATTGGATGATACCTCATTCCTCTTAACAAAATCGCTTCGTCCAGAGCTCCCACAACAAACACAGCATCGTGTAGCTCAGAATCACCTCGTGCCACATCTACTTCCGAGGCCGAAACATTTGAAACATTATCACCGGGTATGTCAGTACCACCGACACTCTGCTGTACGCTCTCAGTGCGTCTAAGGAATCCAAGGTATCCTGTGCGCGCGTAAACCTCGTTCGTATTGCCGGTGACAAGGCGAGCGTTGAAGTGATCCGCGTAGTCACTCTCATCACCGTAGATGGTGAAGTAACCGCTGGCATTGTGCGACGACTGTACCCAGATCTCGCCGAGATGTGAATCACCGCACTGGCCTTTGGTTTCGGGGTTGGCAATTATAACCTTGACGCCTGGTAGCAGTTTGCCAGACTCCATGAGGCAGAGTGAGTGAGGCGAGCCACGTTCCACGAGGGAGACGCGGTCGTTGCGCAAAGCTCGTAGATCCACGTAGACCGTTGAGGGTTCGGGACTTGATGCTCCCTGAAGATAAATAATTACGTCAGTATTTCAATAACTGGAATAAAatcttaattaattattcataCTGATGATGTTACGAACCTGTAGACAAATGGCCGTATTAACTCTGCAACCAAAAGAGGTTGACACTGCTCTAGGGCTTAAGCCGAGAGCGGAGAAAAGTTTGCTAAAGCTACTGGTCAGTGCTATCCTCGGTCTCTCTTCAGCCACGACGACGCAAGTTCTCACGCAGGCGAGACTGACTCCTCGGGCTTTTAAGGCATGAACCGACGATCCGAGGCCTTTTGTACAAAGTTCCATAACGCCGTAGGAGCAGAAAGTATCGCGTACTCTCGAGTGGCTTACTGCCGACAGCCATAATGCTGGATTGGCTTCGACCTGCAAATTAGACGTACGTTATATTTTATGCAAGGTCAATTTTATTCATAGCCATAAGAAACTATCCATTATACTACTTACTTCGGAAGGAGGTATAAGAATCGAATGATGTCCACTGTATATACTGCTCAGACACCACAAAGCAAATCCAAGTCCGGAGTACGGATCCAAGCAGAGCGCGATGTGTCGCGACGGATAGAGTTCGCATGCTAGTTTCATAGCCCGGCAGAGAGAAGTAACAGCCGCGTGGGACATCTTAATGCCGGCGAGCATGCCGGTTGTCGACACGCTAAAATCTAAGTAGGCAAGCATCTCAGCTGTAGGCGCACGGTACAAAACAGGAAGTTTCTTCTTTGGCATGTCGTCCATGTCGAGGATCGTTGGCCAGCTCTTGACTTCGACGACATTGTTGGCCTCctaaacacaaaaaaaaagtaaaacaacGTTAACATTGGGTGACCCAAAGAGTACCATTGATAGTCACAAAATTCACATTACCTTTGACTTAAGTAGTTTCAAGATGGTCTGATTGGTCAGTATGAGCACGGATTTGCTAACATCGACGATCATGCGAACAGTGGGCAGTGTAGTTTGCAAGTTCTGAGGATGAGGCGGTCGGATAGTAACCGGAACAGCGCCGACGTAGAGGCAACCGTAGAACGCACAGATGAGATCGGTCCCAGGCGGGAAGAGCAGCGCAACGTGATCACCGGTGTTGATCCTTCCGCGATCGAGCAGAAGGTTTCCGATGCGCTCGGCCTTCTTGTGGAGCTGTGAGCAGGACAGAGAGGCGGCAACCGCACCCTTAGAATTCAGCGAGGTGAATATCACGTGGTCAGAAGTGCCGACCGCACGCCATCGCAGAATCTCCGAGATGAATTGATACTGGAAAATGAATGAATTTGAAATTGTACTACACCGCTAATGTTAAATGTTCCGAATATAAATCTATAGCTACTAAACTGACCTTTTTGGCATTATCACTGTCCTCGTCGAGGACGCCCATGTCTCTGCCCTGCGCCGAGGCGAGCCTGTTACCCTGGACGATATTACCCACCATGACGCTGGCCGGACCCACATCTGAAACAGAATCCCCCGCTACACGCCCCCGCGACCTTGACGTTAGTAAACCAACGCAAACGCTCAAAACCCATTTTAGAAGAGCAGCTGCACAAGACTCTCCCCTGACTGAGGCCGGAGAAACCGTAGACTCTTAGAACCACCAGCCAACGACAACTACGATTTTGATGCTGTTCTGGCTTTGCTTTTGCTTGAGCAATCAAATCCAATTGTGTCTCTTTAGGATGACCAGCCATATTTGCATTTCTCGCAGGTTAGTATTTGCGTATATTATGTCGTAATGTCGAATATTGAGGTTTAAAACGTAGATCGTCGAGTAGTCGACTACAACTTTTGTCTTGGCCtactttttctaatttttctaacaaatttaaagaacGAATAGCCATTTGGCAATTCGAGAGATGTAAACTTGAGGAATACGCGTCAAACGATCTTGATCGTTTTACGACGTTTTAACTCATGTTTAAACCTTCAAAACCAAAAGTCAACttcttttcaaaaaatttcgagaaaaattaaaaagtatgcTAAAACTCTCCGTGGCCGAATACTTACTGATCTATGCTTGACAAAGACTCGGGGGTTTTTTACGAACTCAGCCAAAAGAAAGATAGGCAACCGAAAGAGTTTGCAAGAACGGAAAATGAATAACGTTAAGAATCGTCTAAATTTTGAAGGTGTGTAAAGGTAAGTATTAACGAGCAAAGGAAAGATTGAAGAAACAAAgaataagtaataaaaatgtagtaAAAAAACTGTAATAGTTGTCAATGCATAAATCCTGCGTCATCGCCCACGATTGCCTTTTCTAGTGCCATCGTTTGGATCACCAGGGCCAAATTTTGTTTGAATCTATATGCAAACTGATCACTATTTTGCTTTCGATCAGTTCTACTCAGTTTAGGAAGTCTGCTCTCTAATTTCCATTCACGCAATGACACTCGAAAAATTAAGCATGGCATTAGGCTCACAGAATGTTagtatttgtaaaaatttaaaactcaTAATTTTTTGGATAACGAATATAAGTAATCCATGATGCGATTAGTATCTACTAATCAGACTTGCATCGAAAGGCAAGCAAAAAAGtgtataaaatgatttttttcttttgaaaaaatcgtttaaaatggTCTCATAATAACTGTTCATTAGGTCAGATAGTTAATCTAAGATCATTCcttgaaaaatgtatgcatGTACTAACTTGCCAtttggtgaaaaaaaaaaatatatatatatataacaccTAATAGATTCAGGTTCGTGAAACATATAGATTTCAAAGTGCCATGGTAAGTACATGAAGAAAGCGAAAATCGAATCTTATCTTAAGTACTTCTAATGCCAATTTTCACTTGCtgcaaataaaaagtattctATACAAACAAATCCATTTGTAATCTGTATCTCTAAAAGCTAACAATGAATGATCAGCCTAGTATTTCTAAACGTattaatcataatttattaacactgaacaaagaaaagaaaaaatcgctAAACAAAAAACATCATACCTAACACTCTAAATCCCAAAAAATTACAAGTTTCAAGCAAATCAATATACTAACTTTTCTGGGACTCGAATACCAGATAATAGCTAAAAAGCTTAATAGAGCAAAAAGTCTCAAACACATTCGCTCTCAAGCGCATTCACACGATTTGAGCTTTAGCGTTGGTCGACTTACCCGAATGAACCTCACGTGGCTTTGGCAGGTTCGTGACGCAAGTGTGAGGACATAGAAGAACGTTGGCCGGGTGAAGGGTACCCTCGAGGAAACGTCTCTTTGTCTCGGACAAGTGGATACCTCCTAGTGGTGTCTTTGGGAGGTAATTAGGCGGTACGAGCGCTAAGCAGTATATACCAACAGCATGAATTGAATCGACTGCTTGCAAGACTCGTGACATCCATTGAAAACTCTGAAAGTTTGCTCCATTAGTAAGAAGTCAAGAAAAGAACTTCGGCGTAATCTCGCGTTGAAGAAATTCCTACCTCTTCTTCACTGCAATCGGGTCGCTGCTCAGCGACAACGCATATTCTCTCATCCCTCAATACTCTCACGCTAAACACAGCAATTCTTCCTCTGTAGATGAATTTCATTGGCTCGACGGCTAGTACGGTTGCGATGATATCATCCGCATTGTGTTTTCTCCCGGTGACAGTCATGAGACCATCTCGAGAGCCGCAAACAAAGACAAGGTTGCCCGGTCCAAGAAAACCAAGAAGTCCGGATCGCGTGTACTCGACATCGCCGAGTGGCTGGCCTTCAGCTTGCAACGGTTGTACCTTGAAGTTATTGTTGGTAAGGCCCTGCAGACCCCAATATTGGCTACCCGTTGCTGCACTGTGCACGCAGATTTCTCCGACCTCGTCCGTCTTGCAGACTAGCGGTGGTCCTTCCATCTTTATCACTGTTACAATACCTTTAAAAAAAGTACCTCGGGTTAGTTTGTTTCtcaaagaatttttaattattttaaagattaGATTATTTCAAACCACTCACTTCCAGGCATGACTTGACCACAGTCTTGCAGTGTGAGCGACGTCAAAGAGTTTTCCTGGTCGACCCTGACCACGCCGAAACTTAGTCCCGACATGCTGAGCACGCCTCTACCAGTGGCGTTAACACCAGCTCGGCCAGGCCTTCTGACCGACACCGTAAGGGCTTCGCTCGATGAGGCGCAGGGGCAGACGGCGTCTGGCCTCAGGCCCTTGGACTGGAAGACCGAGAGGAATTGGTCGCAGGATGAAAGCGACCAGGGGTTGGCCCCGTCAGCGACAAGCAAAAGTCGCAGCGTCGACAAGGATATATCCTTGTGGTCCTTTGTCGCGAGCAGTCCCCAGTGTAGATCTCGGGACTTGACTACGGCGACGCTTGCTCTGTGCTTCGTGATCATTTGCATCCAGCTCGCCGGATTCACCTTCATCAGTGCGTACGGAATGAAGATGACGTGCATGCCGTTCAAGATGCTAGTGAGCGTGCTGTGCCAGAGGCCGACTTCGCGTTTGAAGTCCAGAACACATACTGCGTTCTCTCCCTCGGTGTAGCCGCACGCCTGGGAAATAATTCACATGTATGTCAATATACGGATATTATTACAGCTCACAGACGGAAGCGTTCGtaacaaattacaaaagaaaGTACATAATGAAATGACAAATGTCAATAGTACCTCCTGCTCGTTGCACGGCAAGGCACATATAcgcttattaaaaaaaatacagctTGCAAATTACCGAGTGCGCCTCGTATACTATTGATTATTACCTGAGTGAGGGCACGGCAGTGGGCTAGCATGGCAGCCCGCGTGACCGTGACGCCCATGACCGAGCCGTCCCTGTCGGTGGTGTACTCGATGTAGGCCGGGGTGTCGTCGGTGAGCCGCGTCGGCGGCATCCAGTCCTTAGGGGTTTTGCCTAGATGCTCCGTCACGAACCAGTGAAGCTTCGGCCAGCCCTTGAATGCGATCACTTCGCCGGCGGCAGTCTTCGGCAAGCCCTTGAGACACGCCTCGCTGGTCAGAGCGACCTGAGACATGCAAAAGCAGACAATAGCCGGTTAGTTTTATTGCCTTTCTATGACCATACCCATTGTTACTGTTATCGTTTTTTTCACGCTCCTCACTTTTGTTTACGAGCCTCTTAATTTTCATTCGCAAGTTCCGCTTCATTGCTCGGTCTATTTCGTTCAGTGTTAACGATAAtttcattcgaaaaagcagcAGTTAATAAAGAACACGGTAATTTTTCAGATCGAAAGCACCTACTCGACGACAACCCACCTGAATGCCACAGCTACCGAGCAGGAAGCCAATCTGCTGTGATCCGGCATCGCGACGCGTGAGCGGCACCTCGATGGGTACAGGCACGATTCCAGCCTGGAGGCATCCGTAGAACGCGCAGATGAAGTTGATGGGATCATCGTTGGGGTAGACGAGGGCGATGCGGTCTCCAGGCTTGAGGCAACATTCGCCGACGACGCGACTCAGAGCCTTGTTCAGAAGCGTGTAGGCTATCTTGTACGAGCGACTGAGCAGCTTGCCGTAGGTCAGCGTCACGCATAGCTTGCCGTTCGGGTCCAGAACTGTGGCCGCCGGCGCCTTGTACGAGGCCGAGCCGTACCTGCAATCATCGAGTCGGAGGAA is from Nasonia vitripennis strain AsymCx chromosome 1, Nvit_psr_1.1, whole genome shotgun sequence and encodes:
- the LOC100117775 gene encoding disco-interacting protein 2 isoform X8; the encoded protein is MTELNVDLGKLPEDVREKLAELDLELSEGDITQKGYEKKRTRLLQQYASKQLGGRLAPGAIASPPGSGGSTGGHSNNNNNNNNTGNSNSAATRRGNRRLTRNESRYHSEVRQEAVQQALAAMQGRPKPSLPMPSKRTSVMARSPERSSGGNQGSGGGGGGNQAGDSSSDEDSVVTEESPGAGGPSGTGLSDTSSTGSARDTPPPPRPPARRPPADITDIAEYTPHAYCNLVQPPDVTHTTTQSRRPAGADRVNRYHVVEDNNTGTTGRWKVSAKIQQLLNTLKRPKRRPLPEFYEDDDIELEIAANPKDPNAPKPEGGTMTPAVGEQLSVPSGLPRSVEASIQRYGSASYKAPAATVLDPNGKLCVTLTYGKLLSRSYKIAYTLLNKALSRVVGECCLKPGDRIALVYPNDDPINFICAFYGCLQAGIVPVPIEVPLTRRDAGSQQIGFLLGSCGIQVALTSEACLKGLPKTAAGEVIAFKGWPKLHWFVTEHLGKTPKDWMPPTRLTDDTPAYIEYTTDRDGSVMGVTVTRAAMLAHCRALTQACGYTEGENAVCVLDFKREVGLWHSTLTSILNGMHVIFIPYALMKVNPASWMQMITKHRASVAVVKSRDLHWGLLATKDHKDISLSTLRLLLVADGANPWSLSSCDQFLSVFQSKGLRPDAVCPCASSSEALTVSVRRPGRAGVNATGRGVLSMSGLSFGVVRVDQENSLTSLTLQDCGQVMPGSIVTVIKMEGPPLVCKTDEVGEICVHSAATGSQYWGLQGLTNNNFKVQPLQAEGQPLGDVEYTRSGLLGFLGPGNLVFVCGSRDGLMTVTGRKHNADDIIATVLAVEPMKFIYRGRIAVFSVRVLRDERICVVAEQRPDCSEEESFQWMSRVLQAVDSIHAVGIYCLALVPPNYLPKTPLGGIHLSETKRRFLEGTLHPANVLLCPHTCVTNLPKPREVHSAGDSVSDVGPASVMVGNIVQGNRLASAQGRDMGVLDEDSDNAKKYQFISEILRWRAVGTSDHVIFTSLNSKGAVAASLSCSQLHKKAERIGNLLLDRGRINTGDHVALLFPPGTDLICAFYGCLYVGAVPVTIRPPHPQNLQTTLPTVRMIVDVSKSVLILTNQTILKLLKSKEANNVVEVKSWPTILDMDDMPKKKLPVLYRAPTAEMLAYLDFSVSTTGMLAGIKMSHAAVTSLCRAMKLACELYPSRHIALCLDPYSGLGFALWCLSSIYSGHHSILIPPSEVEANPALWLSAVSHSRVRDTFCSYGVMELCTKGLGSSVHALKARGVSLACVRTCVVVAEERPRIALTSSFSKLFSALGLSPRAVSTSFGCRVNTAICLQGASSPEPSTVYVDLRALRNDRVSLVERGSPHSLCLMESGKLLPGVKVIIANPETKGQCGDSHLGEIWVQSSHNASGYFTIYGDESDYADHFNARLVTGNTNEVYARTGYLGFLRRTESVQQSVGGTDIPGDNVSNVSASEVDVARGDSELHDAVFVVGALDEAILLRGMRYHPIDIENSVMRCHKKIAECAVFTWTNLLVVVVELDGSESEALDLVALVTSAVLEEHHLVVGVVVVVDPGVVPINSRGEKQRMHLRDGFLADQLDPIYVAYNM
- the LOC100117775 gene encoding disco-interacting protein 2 homolog A isoform X6, translated to MRTLSFENLRRLVGRRKDRDHEPSFERSESFKRISIRKSYLDRGKRRTRLQKASDLAETTAAAPVVTVEMSSRTRTKKVVGPTIVQVRGGGNVSDEFDVDEKKEKRISRDDVEVFGINEVVIEEDDDEDEMKVKRKTPAGTIVYGQWLNDIDSSYSLKDRKYKMDSYSSRDSKFDSSRERIYISQEKRPFAKQNFAMSPVRKINEDNENNCKVSSVLIEMDKSPQLPRSQSRIQMRDELDSLEAVDEYDNRSTAEDYNSTTSNNVITVNAVPRWRDPPSVPATSSYSLSSNPGVESSLEDRYNDRSVISRTVSAPDKPVVGKTDTTSTRASGFSLSLSFSRLTTDLKSAAMTTKNGLFRRRKRPTPMKPSPSVSAQGYFERTAAASTSTRRSRRSNVGSGRRRPVYTSRRRKITTSKPSPAPDSPVWFVPPERRRSNRQRGRVWREVRYLPQDDGKSDADNVDSKSNNWSNDSNLSDEFDDKKLLLSGDFEEKSEASLNPRKADSGSNLDSSSLVSSLASSTSLKPKISDFNEDKIFYEEYRGDKSKPVNPPESNYFASSQFLGFVAKSAGRNVVTTTITTTNNSNQRCGCTSSSESDEPERVLLVVGGSKKDGKDAVSLNVAGGEKRNCSVVLVVESQRSSGVNRQQEVGPGQRRRPLRRKSQLRRGGAAGGNNARGQPVYLARRRSSLRRRPCRDITQKGYEKKRTRLLQQYASKQLEVRQEAVQQALAAMQGRPKPSLPMPSKRTSVMARSPERSSGGNQGSGGGGGGNQAGDSSSDEDSVVTEESPGAGGPSGTGLSDTSSTGSARDTPPPPRPPARRPPADITDIAEYTPHAYCNLVQPPDVTHTTTQSRRPAGADRVNRYHVVEDNNTGTTGRWKVSAKIQQLLNTLKRPKRRPLPEFYEDDDIELEIAANPKDPNAPKPEGGTMTPAVGEQLSVPSGLPRSVEASIQRYGSASYKAPAATVLDPNGKLCVTLTYGKLLSRSYKIAYTLLNKALSRVVGECCLKPGDRIALVYPNDDPINFICAFYGCLQAGIVPVPIEVPLTRRDAGSQQIGFLLGSCGIQVALTSEACLKGLPKTAAGEVIAFKGWPKLHWFVTEHLGKTPKDWMPPTRLTDDTPAYIEYTTDRDGSVMGVTVTRAAMLAHCRALTQACGYTEGENAVCVLDFKREVGLWHSTLTSILNGMHVIFIPYALMKVNPASWMQMITKHRASVAVVKSRDLHWGLLATKDHKDISLSTLRLLLVADGANPWSLSSCDQFLSVFQSKGLRPDAVCPCASSSEALTVSVRRPGRAGVNATGRGVLSMSGLSFGVVRVDQENSLTSLTLQDCGQVMPGSIVTVIKMEGPPLVCKTDEVGEICVHSAATGSQYWGLQGLTNNNFKVQPLQAEGQPLGDVEYTRSGLLGFLGPGNLVFVCGSRDGLMTVTGRKHNADDIIATVLAVEPMKFIYRGRIAVFSVRVLRDERICVVAEQRPDCSEEESFQWMSRVLQAVDSIHAVGIYCLALVPPNYLPKTPLGGIHLSETKRRFLEGTLHPANVLLCPHTCVTNLPKPREVHSAGDSVSDVGPASVMVGNIVQGNRLASAQGRDMGVLDEDSDNAKKYQFISEILRWRAVGTSDHVIFTSLNSKGAVAASLSCSQLHKKAERIGNLLLDRGRINTGDHVALLFPPGTDLICAFYGCLYVGAVPVTIRPPHPQNLQTTLPTVRMIVDVSKSVLILTNQTILKLLKSKEANNVVEVKSWPTILDMDDMPKKKLPVLYRAPTAEMLAYLDFSVSTTGMLAGIKMSHAAVTSLCRAMKLACELYPSRHIALCLDPYSGLGFALWCLSSIYSGHHSILIPPSEVEANPALWLSAVSHSRVRDTFCSYGVMELCTKGLGSSVHALKARGVSLACVRTCVVVAEERPRIALTSSFSKLFSALGLSPRAVSTSFGCRVNTAICLQGASSPEPSTVYVDLRALRNDRVSLVERGSPHSLCLMESGKLLPGVKVIIANPETKGQCGDSHLGEIWVQSSHNASGYFTIYGDESDYADHFNARLVTGNTNEVYARTGYLGFLRRTESVQQSVGGTDIPGDNVSNVSASEVDVARGDSELHDAVFVVGALDEAILLRGMRYHPIDIENSVMRCHKKIAECAVFTWTNLLVVVVELDGSESEALDLVALVTSAVLEEHHLVVGVVVVVDPGVVPINSRGEKQRMHLRDGFLADQLDPIYVAYNM